From Brevibacillus marinus, a single genomic window includes:
- a CDS encoding glycerate kinase, producing the protein MKIVIAPDSFKGSLSAPQLCAHIRKGVLRACPSASVLEIPLADGGEGTMENIVHATNGTITDVVVRGPLGEPTKAAYGVLGDGQTVVIEMAQASGLPLLKEHEKNPLLATSYGTGELIRHALDAGYRRFIIGLGGSATNDGGAGMLRALGLRFLDSAGRPLAEGGAALAELACIDDAAWDQRISEASFLIASDVTNPLCGPSGASAVFGPQKGATPEMVARLDRALARFAEVVERQTGKAIRDVPGSGAAGGMGAALLAFMGAEMRPGIDLLLETVQFEQRIRDADLIITGEGRLDSQTLAGKVIAGVCRRAGQFAIPTVALCGGMELSAEQCDQLGLVAGFSLVPGPCTLEQAKEHAGVWSEERAEQLMRLVVSLTGASKRRGSD; encoded by the coding sequence ATGAAAATTGTGATCGCGCCGGATTCCTTCAAAGGGTCGCTCAGTGCGCCGCAGCTTTGCGCACATATCCGCAAAGGGGTGCTTCGCGCCTGTCCGTCGGCGAGCGTGCTGGAAATCCCGCTGGCCGACGGCGGGGAAGGAACGATGGAAAACATCGTGCACGCCACCAACGGAACGATCACCGATGTCGTGGTAAGAGGCCCGCTGGGGGAGCCGACCAAAGCGGCCTACGGGGTGCTCGGCGACGGGCAGACGGTGGTCATCGAAATGGCGCAGGCGTCCGGTCTTCCGCTGCTCAAAGAACACGAAAAAAACCCGCTGCTTGCGACCAGCTACGGCACCGGCGAATTGATTCGCCACGCCCTTGACGCCGGCTACCGCCGCTTCATCATCGGACTGGGCGGGAGCGCGACCAACGATGGCGGCGCCGGCATGCTGCGCGCGCTTGGCCTGCGCTTCCTCGACAGCGCAGGCCGGCCGCTCGCCGAAGGAGGAGCGGCGCTCGCCGAGCTGGCCTGCATCGACGACGCGGCATGGGATCAGCGGATCAGCGAGGCCAGCTTTCTCATCGCCAGCGACGTAACCAATCCGCTGTGCGGCCCGAGCGGCGCCTCGGCGGTTTTTGGACCGCAGAAAGGGGCGACGCCGGAGATGGTCGCGCGTTTGGATCGCGCGCTCGCCCGCTTTGCCGAAGTGGTGGAGCGGCAGACGGGAAAAGCGATCCGCGACGTGCCGGGCAGCGGGGCGGCAGGCGGGATGGGCGCGGCCTTGCTGGCGTTTATGGGGGCAGAGATGCGGCCGGGCATCGACCTGCTGCTGGAGACGGTGCAGTTCGAGCAGCGCATTCGCGACGCCGACCTGATCATCACCGGCGAAGGCAGGCTGGACAGCCAGACGCTGGCGGGCAAAGTGATTGCCGGCGTTTGCCGAAGGGCCGGCCAGTTCGCCATTCCGACCGTGGCCTTGTGCGGCGGGATGGAGTTATCGGCAGAGCAGTGCGATCAATTGGGGTTGGTCGCCGGCTTTTCCCTCGTTCCCGGTCCCTGCACGCTGGAGCAGGCCAAGGAGCACGCCGGGGTGTGGAGCGAGGAGCGGGCGGAGCAGCTGATGCGGTTGGTCGTCTCGCTGACGGGCGCCAGCAAACGGCGAGGTTCCGATTAA
- a CDS encoding 2-hydroxyacid dehydrogenase, with amino-acid sequence MKPKVFITRKIPSSAWEQIRQACDVEMWEQEDTPVPREILEEKIVDVDGLYCLLTETIDEELLRRAKRLKVVSNMAVGYNNIDVAAASKRGILVTNTPGVLTETTADLTFALLLATARRIVEAADYVREGRWKTWSPMLLTGQDVYGATLGIVGLGRIGEALAKRAKGFAMRILYYNRSRKPQAEEELGLEYRDLHTLLQEADFVCILTPYTAETKDLIGARELSLMKKTAVLINSARGGIVNEQALYEALQNGTIWAAGLDVFAEEPIAPDHPLLRLPNVVALPHIGSASIRTRTKMAELAAQNLLQALNGERPAHLVNPEAWDRQA; translated from the coding sequence TTGAAACCAAAAGTTTTTATTACGCGGAAGATTCCGTCCAGTGCCTGGGAGCAAATCAGGCAGGCGTGCGACGTCGAGATGTGGGAGCAGGAGGATACGCCGGTTCCCCGCGAGATCCTGGAGGAAAAGATTGTCGATGTCGACGGTTTGTACTGTTTGTTGACGGAGACGATTGATGAGGAACTGCTGCGGCGGGCGAAGCGGTTGAAAGTCGTCAGCAATATGGCGGTCGGGTACAACAACATCGACGTGGCGGCGGCAAGCAAGCGGGGCATCCTGGTCACCAACACCCCCGGAGTGTTGACGGAGACGACCGCCGATCTGACCTTTGCGCTCTTGTTGGCAACCGCGCGGCGCATCGTGGAAGCAGCCGACTACGTGCGGGAAGGGCGCTGGAAAACCTGGTCGCCGATGCTCTTGACCGGCCAGGACGTGTACGGTGCGACGCTGGGGATTGTCGGCCTGGGGAGAATTGGCGAGGCGCTGGCCAAGCGAGCCAAAGGGTTTGCCATGCGCATCCTCTACTACAACCGCAGCCGCAAGCCGCAGGCGGAGGAGGAGTTGGGGCTGGAGTACCGCGATTTGCATACGCTCTTGCAAGAAGCGGATTTTGTCTGCATCCTCACTCCCTATACAGCGGAGACGAAAGATCTGATCGGCGCCCGCGAACTTTCGCTGATGAAGAAAACGGCGGTCTTGATCAACAGCGCCCGCGGCGGCATCGTCAATGAACAGGCACTCTATGAGGCGCTGCAAAACGGCACGATCTGGGCCGCCGGACTGGACGTGTTTGCCGAGGAACCGATTGCCCCCGATCATCCGCTGCTGCGCCTGCCCAACGTCGTCGCCCTGCCGCATATCGGCAGCGCGAGCATTCGGACGCGCACGAAAATGGCCGAACTGGCCGCACAAAATCTGCTGCAGGCGTTAAACGGCGAGCGGCCTGCCCACCTGGTCAATCCGGAAGCATGGGACAGGCAGGCATGA
- a CDS encoding helix-turn-helix domain-containing protein, translating to MDATALLRRSLLAEWQCRTAALWMKTSRDRKWRLILHAEEEQAACSEAAALVPPDELATRFASYGDPLPTASAERYRVLPYEAGTCLSFALPQDAQAMLVTLAPPACFSPERLDYLWLLLRLLIAEARIVAKNEEVAKLTEGIRSITSTLELEHVIRNLIQNALSVIPAADAGLLHLYDPATERLVPKAAVGFHESVIQRFRLRVGESIAGKVFQDGQARLYRTQAEVSAGMHDISPENYRYLDEAKELAQLHGLLCVPLSIGAQRIGVLVLHQFHQDQYFLEDDLRMLQGFADQTAIALENARLFAETKAALHETARLTEQLQAKHNDLVKRTEIHETFKRHALKNGGVERIVREMGKMLGRPVLLADWLEQRVIPAGQLPASWDELALLFAERHSPVYIRARSRGEAADDRAFLCPLFNGTVFLGALVIPGGAPPLSDLERITVEQGSAVLTLDLVKKQSLSSVLYKRAHDFFQELLDSSEAALPEWAQSFGLSGTAEYQVIYACLLGLSDLHKLEANIHRLVADWKRAFAGREVLTYGFHHHVTMLLDLSRGLPDASWMARLQAFCEEWERRGDGRIAVGIGGRYKGIASIAKSWEEAKKAVRYLLNRGQGGVVRFSELGVNRLIANQSAEEIRAFVEEVFQPLWAQKAKRPELEKTLLVYMACNQSAREAADRLHIHINTLYQRLRKIEELLGVDLRQPGDVLKLQLACYLRQQ from the coding sequence ATGGATGCAACTGCTTTGCTTCGCCGCAGTCTCCTCGCCGAATGGCAGTGCCGCACGGCAGCGCTCTGGATGAAAACGAGCCGCGACCGCAAGTGGCGGCTGATCCTGCACGCGGAGGAGGAGCAAGCGGCATGTTCAGAAGCGGCAGCGCTTGTGCCGCCCGACGAGTTGGCGACCAGGTTTGCCTCCTACGGTGATCCGCTTCCAACCGCTTCCGCTGAGCGGTATCGGGTGCTCCCCTATGAAGCAGGAACCTGCCTCAGCTTCGCGCTGCCGCAAGACGCCCAGGCGATGCTGGTGACGCTGGCTCCGCCTGCTTGCTTTTCACCGGAACGGCTGGACTACCTCTGGCTGCTCTTGCGGCTGCTGATCGCCGAAGCGCGCATTGTGGCCAAAAACGAGGAGGTAGCCAAGCTGACGGAAGGCATCCGCTCAATCACGTCCACGCTGGAGTTGGAACACGTCATCCGCAATCTGATCCAAAACGCTCTCTCCGTCATTCCCGCCGCCGATGCCGGGCTTTTGCACCTGTACGATCCGGCAACAGAGCGGCTGGTGCCCAAGGCGGCAGTCGGGTTTCACGAGAGCGTGATCCAGCGGTTCCGGCTGAGAGTGGGCGAATCGATCGCGGGAAAAGTGTTTCAGGACGGCCAGGCCCGCCTCTACCGGACACAAGCGGAAGTCTCCGCCGGGATGCACGACATTTCCCCCGAAAACTACCGCTATCTCGACGAAGCCAAGGAACTGGCCCAGCTGCACGGCCTTTTGTGCGTGCCGCTGTCGATTGGCGCACAGCGGATCGGCGTGCTCGTGCTGCACCAGTTCCACCAGGACCAGTACTTTCTCGAAGACGACCTGCGCATGCTGCAGGGCTTCGCCGACCAGACGGCGATTGCGCTGGAAAATGCCCGCCTGTTTGCCGAGACCAAAGCCGCCCTGCACGAGACGGCCCGCCTGACGGAGCAGCTGCAGGCCAAACACAACGACCTCGTCAAGCGGACGGAGATTCACGAAACCTTCAAGCGGCACGCGCTGAAAAACGGCGGGGTGGAGCGAATTGTGCGGGAGATGGGGAAGATGCTGGGCAGACCCGTGCTGCTCGCCGACTGGCTGGAACAGCGGGTGATTCCGGCCGGCCAGCTGCCCGCCAGCTGGGACGAACTGGCCCTGCTCTTTGCCGAACGGCACAGCCCGGTGTACATTCGCGCACGTTCCCGGGGGGAAGCAGCCGATGACCGCGCCTTTCTCTGCCCCCTGTTCAACGGGACCGTCTTTCTGGGAGCGCTGGTCATCCCGGGCGGCGCTCCCCCGTTAAGCGATCTGGAGCGGATCACCGTCGAGCAGGGCAGCGCGGTCTTAACCCTCGACCTGGTGAAAAAGCAGTCGCTCAGCTCCGTCTTGTACAAACGGGCACACGACTTTTTCCAGGAACTTCTCGACAGCAGCGAAGCGGCGCTGCCGGAGTGGGCCCAGTCATTCGGCCTGTCCGGCACAGCGGAGTACCAGGTCATCTACGCCTGTCTGTTGGGCTTGTCTGACCTGCACAAGCTGGAAGCGAATATCCATCGGCTCGTTGCCGACTGGAAGCGGGCGTTTGCCGGCCGGGAAGTGCTGACCTACGGCTTTCACCACCACGTCACGATGCTGCTCGACCTCTCCCGTGGGTTGCCGGACGCGTCCTGGATGGCACGGCTGCAGGCCTTCTGCGAAGAATGGGAACGGCGCGGCGACGGCCGGATCGCGGTGGGAATCGGCGGCAGGTACAAGGGGATTGCCAGCATCGCGAAGAGCTGGGAGGAGGCCAAAAAAGCGGTTCGCTACCTGCTGAACCGCGGCCAGGGCGGTGTCGTCCGCTTCAGCGAGCTGGGCGTCAATCGGCTGATCGCCAACCAGTCCGCGGAAGAGATACGCGCGTTCGTCGAGGAGGTGTTTCAGCCGCTGTGGGCGCAAAAAGCGAAACGCCCCGAGCTGGAGAAAACGCTGCTGGTGTACATGGCCTGCAACCAGTCGGCGCGGGAGGCGGCAGATCGGCTTCACATCCACATCAACACGCTCTATCAGCGGCTGCGCAAAATCGAAGAGCTGCTCGGCGTCGATCTGCGCCAGCCCGGGGACGTGCTGAAACTACAGCTCGCCTGCTACCTGCGGCAGCAATGA
- a CDS encoding aldehyde dehydrogenase family protein — translation MTRTYLNYIGGEWTTSRTGEVFPSINPARTHEVLGYFQKSGSEDVRLAIEAADKAFSAWSRTAAPQRGEFVFRLISLLEARQEELAETITREVGKTLREARGEVTKTILSMKQLAGEATRLTGQTVPSYDERVFAYTIREPIGVFAIIAPWNFPLGIGLWKIVPAIVAGNTVVFKPASNTSLISVKLVELLIESGVPAGVVNLVTGPGAVIGEELTRNPLVKGISFTGSSEVGMALGKAVGARGGRMQAEMGGKNPAVILADADVDWAVECIVSSGFLDNGQRCTGTSRVIVVPEVADAVKAKLIARAKALKVGDGFDPANDNGPVADEAQLKTYLHYVQKGQEEGATLACGGTRLTDAGREHGYFVAPTVFTDVTPDMTIAQEEIFGPVISVIDADSFEQALAIANQVEFGLSSTIFTNDLHKAFQFVRGIQSGVTHVNMPSTHFESQYPFGGKKISGLGPREQGASALDFYVDIKTVYIRP, via the coding sequence GTGACGCGGACCTATCTCAACTACATCGGCGGCGAGTGGACAACCAGCCGAACGGGAGAAGTGTTTCCCAGCATCAATCCGGCGCGGACGCACGAGGTGCTCGGCTACTTTCAGAAATCGGGAAGCGAAGATGTGCGGCTGGCGATTGAGGCGGCGGACAAGGCGTTTTCCGCCTGGTCGCGGACGGCTGCTCCGCAGCGCGGGGAATTTGTGTTTAGGCTGATCAGCCTGCTGGAAGCGCGCCAGGAGGAACTGGCGGAGACGATCACGCGGGAAGTCGGCAAAACCCTGCGCGAAGCGCGCGGAGAAGTGACGAAGACGATTCTCTCGATGAAGCAGTTGGCGGGGGAAGCGACCAGGCTCACGGGGCAGACGGTGCCTTCCTATGACGAGCGCGTCTTCGCCTATACGATCCGCGAACCGATCGGCGTCTTCGCGATCATCGCCCCCTGGAATTTTCCGCTCGGCATTGGATTGTGGAAAATCGTTCCCGCCATCGTCGCCGGCAACACGGTGGTGTTTAAACCGGCCAGCAACACCTCGCTGATCAGCGTCAAATTGGTGGAACTGCTGATCGAAAGCGGCGTTCCCGCCGGCGTGGTCAACCTGGTCACGGGGCCGGGCGCGGTGATCGGCGAGGAATTGACGCGCAATCCGCTGGTCAAAGGGATATCCTTTACCGGTTCGTCGGAGGTGGGGATGGCTTTGGGCAAGGCGGTCGGCGCGCGCGGCGGGCGGATGCAGGCGGAGATGGGCGGCAAAAACCCGGCGGTCATCCTGGCGGACGCGGACGTTGATTGGGCCGTGGAATGCATCGTCAGCAGCGGGTTTCTCGACAACGGGCAGCGCTGTACCGGGACAAGCCGGGTGATCGTGGTGCCGGAAGTGGCCGACGCGGTAAAGGCGAAGTTGATCGCCCGCGCAAAGGCGCTGAAAGTGGGAGACGGCTTTGATCCGGCCAACGACAACGGACCGGTGGCAGATGAGGCGCAGCTGAAAACCTACCTGCACTATGTGCAAAAGGGGCAGGAAGAGGGGGCGACGCTGGCCTGCGGCGGCACACGGCTGACGGATGCCGGGCGGGAACACGGGTACTTCGTGGCACCCACCGTATTCACCGACGTTACGCCGGACATGACCATCGCGCAGGAAGAAATTTTCGGACCGGTCATCTCGGTCATCGACGCCGACTCGTTTGAACAGGCGCTGGCGATTGCCAATCAGGTGGAGTTCGGCCTTTCCTCCACGATCTTTACCAACGATTTGCACAAGGCCTTTCAATTCGTGCGGGGCATTCAATCCGGGGTGACACACGTGAACATGCCGTCGACCCACTTTGAATCCCAGTATCCCTTTGGCGGCAAAAAAATCTCCGGCTTGGGGCCGCGCGAGCAGGGAGCGTCGGCGCTCGATTTTTACGTCGACATCAAGACGGTCTACATCCGGCCGTAG
- a CDS encoding NAD(P)-dependent oxidoreductase, which yields METVGFIGIGMMGKGMISSLLRGGYRVYACDTDPQAAAWAAEQGAVPCATPREAARASRVVFTSLPGPSAVEAVLLGEDGVLQGLPADGCILDTSTIDPATARRLHQAASARGIRFFDCPVSGGPAGANAGTLTVMVGGDEEQLPAALPYLRAIGKEIIYLGEAGSGQVAKLCHNALVASITTALGEALLVGKKAGVSPEKLARVIENGSAQNRVLSVFGPNILQGTYENAIFALHHMHKDLRLYADTARQCQAPLLVASSVIQLYEAAQAQGKGAWDSSAVCSVLEALADNRIAR from the coding sequence ATGGAAACGGTCGGTTTTATCGGCATCGGGATGATGGGCAAAGGGATGATCAGCAGCCTGCTGCGCGGCGGCTACCGCGTCTATGCCTGCGACACCGATCCGCAGGCGGCCGCCTGGGCGGCGGAGCAGGGAGCCGTGCCGTGTGCCACGCCGCGCGAGGCGGCCCGTGCGTCCCGGGTGGTCTTTACTTCGCTGCCGGGACCAAGCGCGGTGGAAGCGGTCCTGCTCGGAGAGGACGGTGTGCTGCAGGGGCTGCCCGCCGACGGCTGCATCTTGGACACCAGCACGATCGATCCGGCCACGGCGCGCCGTCTGCATCAGGCGGCGAGCGCCCGCGGCATCCGCTTTTTCGACTGTCCGGTGAGCGGCGGACCGGCGGGGGCGAACGCAGGAACGCTGACCGTGATGGTGGGGGGCGACGAGGAACAGCTGCCGGCAGCCCTGCCGTACCTGCGGGCGATCGGCAAGGAGATCATCTACCTCGGGGAGGCCGGCAGCGGGCAGGTTGCCAAGCTGTGCCACAACGCGCTCGTCGCCAGTATCACGACGGCCCTGGGAGAAGCCCTGTTGGTGGGGAAAAAAGCAGGCGTGAGTCCGGAAAAGCTGGCCCGCGTGATCGAGAACGGATCGGCGCAGAACCGGGTGCTTTCCGTGTTTGGGCCGAACATTCTCCAAGGGACCTATGAGAACGCCATTTTTGCGCTTCATCACATGCACAAGGACCTGCGGTTGTATGCGGACACCGCCCGGCAGTGCCAGGCGCCGCTCCTCGTCGCCAGCAGCGTCATCCAACTGTACGAGGCGGCCCAGGCGCAGGGGAAAGGAGCGTGGGACTCATCGGCCGTCTGCAGCGTGCTGGAAGCTCTCGCAGACAACCGCATCGCCCGCTGA